The following proteins are co-located in the Choristoneura fumiferana chromosome 23, NRCan_CFum_1, whole genome shotgun sequence genome:
- the mRpL41 gene encoding mitochondrial ribosomal protein L41 produces MSRIPSLINFIAKRSISCTAPCEGKRNFRKFPIPNKRGSRLHKEQQRGPNPELEVDRRGVREVGYHMDGRFVPVPEMIPELIVPDLKDCDLKPYVSYKAEDVIQSEFTAKQLFDAVYSKKIVMDFKQGKLNEEGLPLEPSEEEKLQPSEAVARAKRTGSDIF; encoded by the coding sequence ATGTCAAGAATACCAagcttaattaatttcatagctaagcgcagcattagctgCACAGCGCCTTGTGAAGGTAAAAGAAACTTTCGGAAGTTTCCGATTCCTAATAAACGAGGTTCACGCTTACACAAGGAGCAGCAACGGGGTCCGAACCCAGAACTCGAGGTCGACAGACGGGGCGTGAGGGAGGTAGGGTACCACATGGACGGTCGTTTTGTCCCCGTGCCAGAAATGATCCCTGAACTGATAGTACCAGATCTTAAAGATTGCGATCTTAAGCCATATGTCTCATACAAAGCTGAAGATGTCATACAAAGTGAATTCACGGCGAAACAACTGTTTGATGCAGTCTACAGCAAGAAGATAGTAATGGATTTTAAACAAGGAAAGCTGAATGAGGAGGGTTTACCTCTAGAACCCTCTGAGGAAGAGAAACTGCAGCCATCGGAAGCTGTGGCAAGGGCAAAGCGAACTGGCTCcgatatattttaa
- the LOC141441041 gene encoding NAD kinase-like isoform X5: protein MKNSAMVMQIQDPASQRLTWYKQPLTVLVIKKVHDATILTPFVQLVHWLVHDKSMVVYVEAAVLDDVLLAEYGDFTAVKERLMTFRAGTDDLTDKIDFIICLGGDGTLLHASSLFQQSVPPVMAFHLGSLGFLTPFQFNNFQEQVMNVLEGHAALTLRSRLQCVVLRSSEGGGGGGAGGRKCILVLNEVVVDRGPSPYLSNIDLFLDGKHITSVQGDGLIVSTPTGSTAYAVAAGASMIHPSVPAIMVTPICPHSLSFRPIVVPAGVELKIALSPEARNAMWVSFDGRSRQALQHGDSLYVTTSVYPVPSICAQDQISDWFDSLAECLHWNVRKKQKQIDELSDMTYSSSDNLEELENHNERPADT, encoded by the exons ATGAAGAACTCGGCTATGGTaat GCAAATCCAGGACCCAGCGTCGCAGCGGCTAACCTGGTACAAGCAACCGCTGACTGTGCTGGTCATCAAGAAAGTCCACGACGCGACCATCCTCACGCCCTTCGTCCAACTCGTGCACTGGCTCGTTCAT GACAAAAGCATGGTAGTGTACGTCGAGGCAGCAGTGCTGGACGACGTGTTGCTAGCAGAATACGGGGACTTCACCGCAGTTAAGGAACGTTTGATGACGTTTCGGGCGGGCACCGATGACTTGACGGACAAGATCGACTTCATCATCTGCTTGGGTGGCGACGGGACGCTGTTGCATGCTAGTTCGCTATTTCAG CAATCAGTGCCGCCGGTGATGGCATTCCACTTGGGTTCACTGGGTTTCCTGACGCCTTTTCAGTTCAACAACTTCCAGGAGCAAGTTATGAACGTTTTAGAGG GTCACGCAGCCCTAACGCTCCGATCGCGTCTCCAATGCGTGGTCCTGCGCTCGAGCGAGGGAGGGGGCGGTGGGGGCGCGGGGGGCCGCAAGTGCATCCTGGTGCTGAACGAGGTGGTGGTGGACCGCGGACCCTCGCCTTACCTCTCGAACATCGACCTGTTCCTCGACGGGAAACACATCACCTCTGTACAGGGCGATG GTCTAATAGTGTCCACACCGACGGGCAGCACGGCATACGCCGTGGCGGCGGGCGCCAGCATGATCCATCCGTCGGTGCCCGCCATTATGGTTACGCCCATCTGCCCGCACTCGCTCTCCTTCCGGCCTATCGTCGTGCCCGCCGGCGTCGAGCTAAAG ATCGCTCTCTCCCCGGAGGCACGGAACGCGATGTGGGTGTCCTTCGACGGACGAAGCCGCCAAGCGTTGCAGCATGGCGATAG TCTTTACGTCACTACATCAGTGTACCCGGTGCCGTCGATATGCGCGCAGGACCAGATCTCTGATTGGTTCGACTCGCTCGCCGAATGCCTGCACTGGAACGTTCGCAAGAAACAAAAGCAGATTGATGAGCTTAGCGACATGACGTATTCCTCCAGCGACAACCTAGAGGAACTCGAGAACCACAACGAACGGCCCGCGGACACGTGA
- the LOC141441041 gene encoding NAD kinase-like isoform X4, whose translation MDSFNERQQLRRQFSHESGKTALTRAKEEYYNRGRTRSLNAPSPIQQFGPCGRIMKNSAMVMQIQDPASQRLTWYKQPLTVLVIKKVHDATILTPFVQLVHWLVHDKSMVVYVEAAVLDDVLLAEYGDFTAVKERLMTFRAGTDDLTDKIDFIICLGGDGTLLHASSLFQQSVPPVMAFHLGSLGFLTPFQFNNFQEQVMNVLEGHAALTLRSRLQCVVLRSSEGGGGGGAGGRKCILVLNEVVVDRGPSPYLSNIDLFLDGKHITSVQGDGLIVSTPTGSTAYAVAAGASMIHPSVPAIMVTPICPHSLSFRPIVVPAGVELKIALSPEARNAMWVSFDGRSRQALQHGDSLYVTTSVYPVPSICAQDQISDWFDSLAECLHWNVRKKQKQIDELSDMTYSSSDNLEELENHNERPADT comes from the exons ATGGATTCGTTTAACGAAAGGCAACAGTTGCGTAGACAGTTCTCCCATGAGTCCGGTAAGACGGCCCTCACGAGGGCTAAGGAAGAATATTATAACCGCGG GAGGACTAGATCACTGAACGCGCCGTCTCCAATACAACAATTTGGACCATGCGGAAGGATAATGAAGAACTCGGCTATGGTaat GCAAATCCAGGACCCAGCGTCGCAGCGGCTAACCTGGTACAAGCAACCGCTGACTGTGCTGGTCATCAAGAAAGTCCACGACGCGACCATCCTCACGCCCTTCGTCCAACTCGTGCACTGGCTCGTTCAT GACAAAAGCATGGTAGTGTACGTCGAGGCAGCAGTGCTGGACGACGTGTTGCTAGCAGAATACGGGGACTTCACCGCAGTTAAGGAACGTTTGATGACGTTTCGGGCGGGCACCGATGACTTGACGGACAAGATCGACTTCATCATCTGCTTGGGTGGCGACGGGACGCTGTTGCATGCTAGTTCGCTATTTCAG CAATCAGTGCCGCCGGTGATGGCATTCCACTTGGGTTCACTGGGTTTCCTGACGCCTTTTCAGTTCAACAACTTCCAGGAGCAAGTTATGAACGTTTTAGAGG GTCACGCAGCCCTAACGCTCCGATCGCGTCTCCAATGCGTGGTCCTGCGCTCGAGCGAGGGAGGGGGCGGTGGGGGCGCGGGGGGCCGCAAGTGCATCCTGGTGCTGAACGAGGTGGTGGTGGACCGCGGACCCTCGCCTTACCTCTCGAACATCGACCTGTTCCTCGACGGGAAACACATCACCTCTGTACAGGGCGATG GTCTAATAGTGTCCACACCGACGGGCAGCACGGCATACGCCGTGGCGGCGGGCGCCAGCATGATCCATCCGTCGGTGCCCGCCATTATGGTTACGCCCATCTGCCCGCACTCGCTCTCCTTCCGGCCTATCGTCGTGCCCGCCGGCGTCGAGCTAAAG ATCGCTCTCTCCCCGGAGGCACGGAACGCGATGTGGGTGTCCTTCGACGGACGAAGCCGCCAAGCGTTGCAGCATGGCGATAG TCTTTACGTCACTACATCAGTGTACCCGGTGCCGTCGATATGCGCGCAGGACCAGATCTCTGATTGGTTCGACTCGCTCGCCGAATGCCTGCACTGGAACGTTCGCAAGAAACAAAAGCAGATTGATGAGCTTAGCGACATGACGTATTCCTCCAGCGACAACCTAGAGGAACTCGAGAACCACAACGAACGGCCCGCGGACACGTGA